A part of Paraliobacillus zengyii genomic DNA contains:
- a CDS encoding LysR family transcriptional regulator: protein MEMRQINYFMEVAKREHMTEAADALHVAQSSVSRQISNLEAELGIDLFIRDGRRVKLTPIGKIFLMRMIKTTNMMEEAKREVKEYLNPESGTVRIAFPISMAAHTLPSVIYAFRMRYPEAKFQMSNALYYDLINGVVHGDFNLAMIAPMPLKEQETRISGTTLFTENIIALVPIHHALANRTSIKLEELKDDSFVVLPEGFVFHDQVIEACNKVGFSPKIAFEGKDIDALKGLVSAGLGVALMPEMTLIDNTPQSTIMVPLSNSNLSRTVGVIYPTQRKLLPTEELFYNFLLETYDK from the coding sequence ATGGAGATGCGTCAAATCAACTATTTCATGGAAGTTGCTAAAAGAGAACATATGACAGAAGCTGCCGATGCACTACATGTCGCACAATCTTCCGTTAGTAGACAGATATCTAATTTAGAAGCTGAGCTAGGGATAGATCTTTTTATACGTGATGGAAGAAGAGTTAAATTAACGCCAATAGGTAAAATATTTTTAATGCGAATGATAAAAACGACAAACATGATGGAAGAGGCAAAAAGAGAAGTAAAAGAATACCTGAATCCAGAAAGTGGAACTGTTAGAATTGCCTTTCCAATCAGTATGGCAGCCCATACATTACCATCGGTTATCTATGCCTTTCGTATGCGATATCCAGAGGCTAAATTTCAAATGAGTAATGCGCTCTATTATGATTTAATAAATGGGGTTGTACATGGTGATTTCAATCTTGCAATGATTGCACCGATGCCGTTAAAGGAGCAGGAAACAAGAATAAGTGGGACTACTTTATTCACAGAAAATATAATAGCACTCGTACCTATTCACCACGCATTAGCAAATAGAACATCTATCAAGTTAGAAGAATTAAAAGATGATTCGTTCGTCGTTCTTCCAGAAGGTTTTGTGTTTCATGATCAGGTTATCGAGGCGTGTAATAAAGTAGGATTTTCACCTAAAATTGCATTTGAAGGGAAAGATATTGACGCTTTAAAAGGACTAGTTTCAGCTGGTTTAGGTGTAGCGTTAATGCCTGAAATGACATTGATTGATAATACACCACAATCAACAATAATGGTTCCATTAAGTAACTCAAATCTATCTAGAACTGTCGGTGTAATCTATCCAACACAACGAAAGTTACTCCCGACAGAAGAGTTGTTTTATAACTTTTTACTAGAGACATATGATAAATAG
- the gdhA gene encoding NADP-specific glutamate dehydrogenase — MKVIEKVDETQIQIVKDYVNHKFKIVEERNAGELEFQQAVKEVFDSLVPVLVKNPVYIKQGILERIVEPERLIHFRVPWVDDEGNVKVNRGFRVQFNSAIGPYKGGLRFHPSVNASIIKFLGFEQILKNSLTGQPIGGGKGGSDFDPKGKSDLEIMRFCQSFMTELSKHIGPDTDVPAGDIGVGAREIGYMFGQYKKLRGAYEAGVLTGKGINYGGSLGRTEATGYGLVYFVDEMLKGKGLSFNNNTVVISGSGNVSIYAMQKAIQLGAKVVACSDSSGYIYHKSGINLDTVKQLKEVESKRISEYVAIHPDAIYVEGCAGIWSLPCDIALPCATQNELDKEAANLLLSNGVKAVGEGANMPSTQEAIDLFIDQGVLFGPAKAANAGGVSVSALEMAQNSARLAWTAQEVDTKLQEIMKNIYRECVKSSEEYGAPGNLVVGANIAGFVKVADAMVSQGVV, encoded by the coding sequence ATCAAAGTAATTGAAAAAGTTGATGAAACCCAAATTCAAATCGTAAAGGATTACGTTAATCATAAATTTAAAATTGTCGAAGAGCGCAATGCAGGTGAATTAGAGTTCCAACAAGCTGTTAAAGAAGTCTTTGATTCATTAGTACCTGTACTTGTTAAAAATCCAGTATATATTAAACAGGGAATTCTAGAAAGAATAGTAGAGCCGGAACGATTAATTCACTTTAGAGTCCCATGGGTGGACGATGAGGGAAACGTAAAAGTAAATCGAGGATTTCGTGTTCAATTCAATAGCGCAATCGGTCCATATAAAGGTGGATTACGATTTCACCCTTCAGTAAACGCTAGCATTATTAAGTTTTTAGGATTTGAACAAATATTAAAAAACTCTTTAACTGGTCAACCAATCGGTGGCGGTAAAGGCGGTTCTGATTTTGATCCAAAAGGTAAATCAGATTTAGAAATTATGCGCTTCTGTCAAAGTTTCATGACAGAGCTAAGTAAACATATCGGACCAGATACTGACGTACCAGCTGGTGATATAGGTGTTGGAGCGAGAGAAATTGGTTATATGTTTGGTCAATACAAAAAATTACGCGGTGCTTACGAGGCTGGTGTTTTAACCGGGAAGGGCATCAATTATGGTGGAAGCTTAGGCCGAACAGAAGCAACAGGATATGGCTTGGTTTATTTTGTCGACGAAATGTTAAAAGGTAAAGGATTAAGCTTTAACAATAACACTGTTGTTATATCTGGTTCAGGTAATGTATCAATTTATGCTATGCAAAAAGCAATACAATTAGGTGCAAAAGTTGTTGCATGTAGTGATTCAAGTGGCTATATATATCACAAGAGTGGTATAAATCTAGATACGGTCAAGCAATTAAAAGAAGTCGAAAGCAAGAGAATATCCGAATATGTTGCCATTCATCCGGACGCTATCTATGTAGAGGGATGCGCAGGAATTTGGTCACTTCCATGTGATATTGCTTTACCATGTGCAACACAAAATGAACTTGATAAAGAGGCAGCGAATCTCCTACTATCAAATGGTGTAAAAGCGGTTGGAGAAGGTGCAAATATGCCTTCCACACAAGAAGCAATTGATCTATTTATTGATCAAGGCGTTCTATTTGGACCTGCTAAAGCTGCAAATGCTGGTGGTGTTTCTGTATCCGCATTAGAAATGGCACAAAATAGTGCCAGATTAGCTTGGACAGCACAAGAAGTCGATACGAAATTGCAAGAAATAATGAAAAACATCTATCGTGAATGCGTTAAATCTTCAGAAGAATATGGTGCTCCAGGTAATCTCGTTGTTGGTGCCAACATAGCTGGATTTGTTAAAGTAGCCGATGCAATGGTTTCACAAGGGGTAGTATAA
- a CDS encoding acetate uptake transporter, translated as METQKLTEVKIATADPSALGLFGLAMVTFVASSQKLGLTEGLALILPWAFFLGGLAQLFAAVQDAKHNNIFGTTAFGAFGLFWFGVGTTWLMQLGVFGETLAANADPKQFGFAFIGYLILCLFLTIGAMETHKVLFFIFVFIDFLFIGLSLSTFGVMYEVTHMLAAVSEMCIALLSFYGAGAIVLNKHFGYVFLPIGKPFGIFKK; from the coding sequence ATGGAGACTCAGAAATTGACAGAAGTAAAAATCGCAACAGCAGATCCATCTGCCCTTGGCCTATTTGGTCTTGCAATGGTAACGTTTGTAGCATCATCGCAGAAATTAGGATTAACAGAAGGACTAGCATTGATTTTACCTTGGGCATTTTTCTTAGGTGGACTAGCACAATTATTTGCTGCTGTTCAAGATGCCAAGCATAATAATATTTTTGGAACTACGGCATTTGGCGCATTTGGCCTATTTTGGTTTGGTGTCGGCACAACGTGGCTAATGCAATTAGGTGTATTCGGAGAAACATTGGCAGCAAATGCAGATCCTAAACAATTTGGGTTCGCATTTATAGGTTATTTAATCCTATGTCTCTTTTTGACAATTGGAGCTATGGAAACACATAAAGTTCTATTCTTTATCTTCGTCTTTATAGACTTCTTATTTATCGGCTTATCTTTAAGTACATTTGGTGTTATGTATGAGGTGACACATATGTTAGCTGCAGTATCAGAAATGTGTATTGCCTTACTATCCTTCTACGGTGCAGGTGCAATCGTGTTAAACAAACATTTTGGATATGTATTCTTACCGATAGGAAAGCCATTTGGGATTTTTAAAAAATAA
- the mmuM gene encoding homocysteine S-methyltransferase encodes MLINNPIEAILQDHEIMILDGALATELEIRGCNLDDPLWSARVLLENPELIYQVHLDYFHAGADCAITASYQATVDAFVKRGIDEYDALELIKKTVYLARRARDNFWREEGAQKKRPKPLVAASVGPYGAFLADGSEYVGNYGVTDETLEIFHRARMHALIEAGADLIAFETIPSLQEAKVISRLVTEFPHTYAWLTFTVKNEKEISDGSLLEECVNVLEENKQIVAIGMNCLPVSITTEAITNIASYTKKPIVVYPNSGETYDPKTNKWHGLKSADRFDVKSEEWFKAGARIIGGCCRTTPHHITELSKRWRPSVELSDS; translated from the coding sequence ATGTTGATTAATAATCCAATTGAGGCGATTCTCCAAGATCACGAGATAATGATTTTAGATGGTGCTTTAGCAACAGAGCTTGAAATACGTGGCTGTAATCTAGATGATCCGCTATGGTCTGCACGTGTACTACTTGAGAACCCTGAGTTAATTTATCAAGTCCACCTTGATTATTTTCATGCAGGAGCGGATTGCGCAATAACAGCAAGCTATCAGGCAACGGTTGATGCCTTTGTAAAGCGTGGGATAGATGAATATGACGCACTGGAGTTAATAAAGAAAACAGTTTACCTTGCAAGAAGAGCCAGAGATAACTTTTGGCGAGAAGAAGGAGCGCAAAAGAAACGACCGAAACCACTTGTTGCAGCCTCCGTTGGACCATATGGGGCATTCCTTGCAGATGGATCGGAGTATGTTGGTAATTACGGTGTGACAGATGAAACATTAGAAATATTTCATCGGGCTAGGATGCATGCACTAATTGAAGCGGGAGCTGACCTAATAGCATTTGAAACAATACCATCTCTACAAGAAGCAAAAGTAATAAGCCGCTTAGTAACAGAGTTTCCACATACATATGCATGGTTAACTTTTACTGTGAAAAATGAAAAAGAAATCAGTGATGGCAGTTTGTTAGAGGAATGTGTAAATGTGCTAGAGGAGAATAAGCAAATAGTCGCAATTGGTATGAACTGTTTGCCAGTTTCTATTACTACAGAAGCAATCACGAACATAGCTTCATACACAAAAAAACCAATTGTTGTTTATCCAAACTCTGGTGAAACCTACGATCCGAAAACAAACAAATGGCATGGACTGAAGTCAGCTGATAGATTTGATGTGAAATCGGAAGAGTGGTTTAAAGCTGGAGCACGTATAATTGGTGGGTGTTGTAGAACAACGCCACATCATATTACAGAGCTCTCAAAGAGATGGCGTCCTTCTGTTGAACTATCGGATAGCTAA
- a CDS encoding DEAD/DEAH box helicase produces the protein MRSFPILKNKIQESFSEPIYRQGQAYFNNGHIRHLYYEKNQNKWHGKIVGSDEYAVSIQLNENDMAYECECLASSEYGECKHIVACLLEIERRQGNRSYLPDENKQKRVQQKMVNHFINTFSNFYQSEGYTQEHINKHQVHVEFIVKTMYRSSSLWTLELKIGIKRTYVVKDLKQFLKAVEQQRNYYFTDNYTYEPMEQVFKQEDLDLIHLLIDVSRNEEAYMDPYFSYRKEDRVVYIPPMVVDEFLSKILHTTYTFENGDQVYNQIELIDKDLPFHFKLDKGAEEEFHLDITEMIDMSFFELYNYVLKDNYLYKLTTEQQNILLEISSGLLPTVPTVNEEQYITISSDQIESFLSIVIPEMKKVGQIEIADQISNQIIQYPLKTKLLIDREEDTLLVDLEYHYGDKIINPFNETEPDMDETKELMIRDTRKEQQIMSVIESALLKYNGKKLYVEGEEEIYNFLYRSVPFLEDKADIFLTNAVKDLLLPESQAPETTFDFNRDGSLLEVSFDMKDIGQEHIQNILDSVIEKKNYYRLPNGIFVSIEGNEQFQHIRQLYSELNTNETDIRSGSLQLPVYRALQVDDIINEGNKNKVRIGKQFRHLIQTLKNPDELDFEIPANLQAELRDYQEIGFQWLKTLAHYSLGGILADDMGLGKTVQGIAFLLSEKEELKETNPALIVAPASLVYNWKMEFDKFAPDLDVEVVIGTPIERAAILERKVAPDVFITSYPMLRHDLDWYKDVQFSSFFLDEAQAVKNAATKTSKAVRTIRAHKRFALSGTPIENSLDELWAIFEAILPGFFPTHALFRKLSPEKISKMSRPFILRRLKKDVLKELPDKIESTHVSELTVEQKELYLAYLERIQRETKQSLMDEGLNKSRIKILAGLTRLRQLCCHPSLFIENYQGSSGKLEQLIDIVGNALENKKRMLIFSQFTSMLHIIREELTRQGIGFFYIDGHTPSKERVEMVERFNQGENDIFLISLKAGGTGLNLTGADTVILYDLWWNPAVEDQAAGRAHRMGQKNVVQVIRLITKGTIEEKIEKLQQRKKELIEKVIQPGDTMLSSISEDDIRELLSI, from the coding sequence ATGAGAAGTTTTCCTATTTTAAAAAACAAGATACAAGAATCATTTTCTGAACCGATTTACCGTCAAGGACAAGCCTATTTTAATAACGGACATATTCGACATCTCTATTATGAAAAAAACCAGAATAAATGGCACGGCAAAATTGTTGGAAGTGATGAATATGCTGTTAGTATTCAGCTAAACGAAAACGATATGGCGTATGAGTGTGAGTGTTTAGCCTCTTCGGAATATGGCGAATGTAAACATATCGTTGCTTGCCTATTAGAAATAGAAAGAAGACAGGGGAATCGCAGTTATCTGCCTGATGAAAACAAACAAAAAAGGGTACAACAGAAGATGGTTAACCACTTTATTAATACCTTTTCAAACTTTTATCAATCAGAAGGCTATACGCAAGAACATATAAACAAGCATCAGGTGCATGTTGAGTTTATTGTGAAAACAATGTACCGATCATCAAGTTTATGGACACTGGAATTAAAAATAGGTATAAAACGAACCTATGTTGTGAAAGATTTGAAACAGTTTCTAAAAGCTGTTGAGCAACAAAGAAATTATTATTTTACCGATAACTATACGTATGAACCAATGGAACAAGTTTTTAAACAAGAAGATTTAGATTTGATCCATTTATTAATAGATGTAAGTCGAAACGAAGAAGCTTATATGGATCCCTATTTTTCCTATCGAAAAGAAGACCGTGTTGTATATATTCCGCCAATGGTTGTGGATGAATTTTTGTCAAAAATACTACATACTACATACACATTTGAGAATGGGGATCAAGTCTATAACCAGATAGAGCTTATTGATAAAGATCTACCATTTCATTTCAAGTTGGATAAAGGTGCAGAGGAAGAATTTCATTTAGATATTACGGAAATGATAGATATGTCGTTTTTTGAGCTTTACAATTATGTCTTAAAGGACAATTATCTTTATAAGTTAACTACCGAGCAACAAAATATCTTATTAGAGATTTCTTCTGGATTGCTTCCAACTGTACCGACCGTAAATGAAGAACAATATATTACGATCTCTTCTGATCAGATTGAGTCCTTTCTATCTATTGTAATACCTGAAATGAAAAAGGTAGGTCAGATAGAGATTGCAGACCAAATTTCGAATCAAATTATCCAATACCCATTAAAAACGAAACTATTAATTGATCGAGAAGAAGATACTTTACTAGTAGACTTAGAATATCACTATGGTGATAAAATAATTAATCCATTTAATGAGACTGAACCAGATATGGATGAAACAAAGGAATTAATGATTCGAGATACACGGAAAGAGCAACAAATTATGTCTGTTATAGAAAGTGCGTTATTAAAATATAATGGAAAAAAACTCTATGTCGAAGGTGAAGAGGAAATTTATAATTTTCTATACCGATCCGTTCCTTTCCTAGAGGATAAAGCAGATATATTCCTAACAAATGCAGTAAAGGACCTTCTTTTACCAGAAAGCCAAGCACCAGAGACAACATTTGATTTTAATCGTGATGGAAGCTTACTTGAAGTTAGTTTTGATATGAAGGACATCGGACAAGAACATATTCAAAATATTTTAGACTCTGTCATTGAAAAGAAAAACTACTATCGTCTTCCAAATGGAATATTCGTCTCAATAGAGGGTAATGAACAGTTTCAACATATAAGACAGCTGTATTCTGAATTAAATACAAATGAAACGGATATTCGGTCAGGTTCCTTACAACTTCCAGTTTATCGCGCTTTGCAAGTTGACGATATTATCAATGAAGGAAACAAGAATAAGGTACGAATTGGGAAACAGTTCCGTCACCTTATCCAAACATTAAAAAATCCGGATGAATTAGACTTTGAAATTCCAGCGAACTTACAAGCAGAACTTAGAGATTACCAGGAAATCGGATTTCAGTGGTTAAAAACTTTAGCACACTATTCGTTAGGTGGTATTCTTGCAGATGATATGGGCTTAGGTAAAACCGTTCAAGGGATCGCTTTCTTGCTATCTGAAAAAGAAGAGTTAAAAGAAACAAACCCAGCTTTAATTGTAGCGCCAGCCTCACTTGTTTACAATTGGAAAATGGAATTCGACAAGTTTGCTCCTGATCTTGATGTAGAAGTGGTGATCGGGACACCGATTGAGCGTGCAGCAATTTTGGAGAGAAAAGTTGCGCCGGATGTTTTTATCACGTCTTATCCCATGTTAAGACATGATCTTGATTGGTATAAAGATGTTCAATTTAGCTCTTTTTTCTTAGATGAGGCACAAGCAGTTAAAAATGCTGCAACCAAAACATCCAAAGCAGTTCGAACTATTCGTGCACATAAACGTTTTGCTTTAAGTGGTACACCAATTGAAAACTCTTTAGATGAACTGTGGGCAATCTTCGAGGCGATTTTGCCAGGATTTTTCCCGACGCATGCATTGTTTCGTAAACTTTCACCAGAAAAGATCTCCAAAATGTCACGTCCATTTATATTAAGACGTTTAAAGAAGGATGTTTTAAAAGAGCTTCCTGACAAAATTGAATCCACACATGTATCTGAGTTAACTGTGGAACAAAAAGAATTGTATCTCGCTTATTTAGAAAGAATCCAAAGGGAAACAAAGCAATCACTAATGGATGAAGGATTAAATAAGAGTCGGATTAAAATATTAGCTGGTTTGACACGTCTACGGCAATTATGTTGTCATCCATCTTTATTTATCGAGAATTACCAAGGTTCATCGGGTAAATTGGAACAATTAATAGACATTGTAGGTAATGCCTTAGAGAATAAAAAGCGGATGTTAATTTTCTCTCAATTCACTAGTATGCTTCACATTATAAGGGAAGAGCTTACGAGACAAGGGATTGGCTTCTTTTATATTGATGGCCACACACCTTCTAAAGAACGGGTTGAGATGGTTGAACGATTTAACCAAGGTGAGAATGATATATTTCTTATCTCGTTAAAGGCTGGTGGAACTGGACTAAACTTAACTGGTGCAGACACGGTAATCTTGTATGACCTATGGTGGAATCCTGCTGTGGAAGATCAAGCTGCAGGAAGGGCTCATCGTATGGGACAAAAGAATGTTGTGCAAGTCATTCGTTTAATAACCAAAGGAACAATTGAGGAAAAAATTGAAAAGCTTCAACAGCGCAAAAAAGAACTGATTGAAAAAGTTATTCAACCAGGTGATACGATGCTATCGAGTATATCGGAAGACGATATTAGAGAACTGTTGAGTATATAA
- a CDS encoding EcsC family protein produces MEYQEKVREDLIIWRSKVLKRSGLFNQLSKKAQTKINGLIPEKAHKIITNSIKNMVKATLVGSNMITNKKQLNDKSLYERDELLKEKLITYRKTAVVEGAGTGAGGIFLGLADFPLLLSIKMKFLFDAAAVYGYDANKYEERLFILHVFQLAFSSDDKRRETLAIIENWEEKKETLVDMDWQVFQQEYRDYIDLVKLLQLIPGFGAIVGAYANHNLFDTLGETAMNAYRIRFLAAKQLNG; encoded by the coding sequence ATGGAATATCAAGAAAAGGTACGTGAGGATTTAATTATTTGGCGTAGTAAGGTATTGAAGCGTTCAGGTCTATTTAATCAACTATCAAAAAAAGCCCAAACAAAAATAAATGGGTTGATTCCAGAAAAGGCGCATAAGATTATTACCAATAGTATTAAGAATATGGTTAAGGCAACTTTAGTTGGTTCCAATATGATTACGAATAAAAAACAATTAAATGATAAAAGTCTGTATGAACGGGATGAACTTTTAAAGGAAAAACTTATTACTTATCGAAAAACAGCGGTGGTTGAAGGTGCTGGTACGGGTGCTGGTGGTATCTTTTTAGGTCTCGCTGATTTTCCTTTGTTATTGTCAATTAAAATGAAGTTTCTATTTGATGCTGCTGCCGTTTATGGATATGATGCGAATAAGTATGAAGAACGTTTATTCATACTCCATGTCTTTCAATTGGCTTTTTCTAGTGATGATAAGCGTAGAGAAACGCTCGCTATTATTGAGAATTGGGAAGAAAAAAAAGAAACGCTCGTTGATATGGATTGGCAAGTTTTTCAACAAGAGTATCGAGACTATATTGATTTAGTTAAATTGTTGCAACTGATTCCAGGTTTTGGAGCAATTGTCGGGGCATATGCGAATCACAATCTCTTTGACACGTTAGGTGAGACAGCAATGAATGCTTATCGCATACGATTTTTAGCGGCAAAACAATTGAATGGTTAG
- a CDS encoding DUF202 domain-containing protein: MGGSNDSLKNVASVGDLLAMERTKLANDRTILAFIRTSLAFFATAAALIEFFDQNVKLEIIAYSAIFFGVMILVIGIYSYYRSKRLIKNAMCKIDK, from the coding sequence ATGGGTGGAAGTAATGATTCGTTGAAAAATGTAGCTTCTGTAGGTGATTTACTTGCTATGGAAAGAACAAAACTAGCTAATGATCGAACGATACTAGCCTTTATCCGTACATCATTGGCATTCTTTGCAACTGCAGCAGCACTTATCGAATTCTTTGATCAGAATGTAAAGTTAGAAATTATAGCATATAGCGCAATATTTTTTGGAGTTATGATTTTGGTGATCGGAATTTATAGTTATTATCGTTCAAAAAGGCTAATTAAAAATGCAATGTGTAAAATTGATAAATAG
- a CDS encoding ion transporter, which translates to MMNNLLRSKLKQLVDSKSFQAIIIGIIVFNGLVIIAETYFRGNDLLQLLDRVIVWIFVIELVLKVAGLGVKGYFSKGWNIFDFLIVAASLLFYATNFVSVIRLLRVLRLLRMIPAIPALRKIVDALMKSIPALTGILGLSFLIFSIYAIIGTTLYSEVLPAEFFGSFHESLFTLLQVVTFESWASQVARPIVNEMPWAWTYFVSFIIIGALVILNLVVAVILSYLGQEDDSNRDKQLERLYEENQEMKQDIKEMKQLMLEVHKLNKDN; encoded by the coding sequence ATGATGAATAATCTGCTTCGAAGTAAATTAAAACAGTTGGTAGATAGTAAGAGCTTCCAAGCGATCATAATTGGTATTATTGTATTTAACGGACTTGTTATAATAGCTGAGACATACTTTAGGGGTAATGATCTACTCCAACTCTTAGATAGAGTAATCGTTTGGATCTTTGTCATAGAATTAGTCTTAAAAGTAGCTGGGCTTGGTGTTAAGGGTTACTTCTCTAAAGGTTGGAACATATTTGACTTCTTAATTGTGGCAGCAAGTTTACTTTTCTATGCAACCAATTTCGTAAGTGTAATTAGATTATTAAGGGTATTACGTTTATTAAGAATGATTCCTGCCATACCGGCTTTACGAAAAATAGTTGACGCTTTAATGAAATCGATTCCTGCCTTAACGGGGATTTTAGGGTTATCTTTTTTGATTTTTTCGATATACGCGATTATAGGAACAACATTATATAGTGAAGTGCTTCCAGCAGAATTTTTCGGTAGCTTCCATGAATCGCTTTTTACATTATTACAAGTTGTTACATTTGAATCATGGGCAAGCCAGGTTGCTAGACCAATCGTTAATGAAATGCCATGGGCTTGGACTTACTTTGTATCCTTTATCATCATTGGTGCGTTGGTTATATTAAATCTTGTTGTAGCTGTTATCCTAAGTTATTTAGGTCAAGAGGATGATAGTAATCGTGATAAACAGCTCGAACGTTTATATGAAGAAAATCAAGAAATGAAGCAGGATATAAAAGAAATGAAGCAATTAATGCTAGAGGTTCATAAGTTAAATAAAGACAATTAA
- a CDS encoding FixH family protein — protein MLISILMISACSVRSDAENLYLKEEPLEIEFHLPTTISVGDEVIMEVLLTQNDQVVESADLVHFEITDKNATIIASMEEAIEIGKGIYRRTVSFKQDGLYYLEVHAENNESIITPRRQLIVGTLTDAMLDSLEESPASEETEHHH, from the coding sequence TTGCTCATTAGTATTTTAATGATTAGTGCTTGTTCCGTTCGCAGCGATGCGGAGAATTTATATTTAAAAGAGGAGCCATTAGAAATAGAATTTCATCTCCCTACAACTATCTCGGTAGGTGATGAGGTTATAATGGAAGTACTATTAACCCAAAATGATCAAGTAGTCGAGAGTGCGGACCTTGTCCATTTTGAAATTACCGACAAAAATGCTACTATAATAGCCTCGATGGAAGAAGCTATAGAAATCGGAAAGGGAATATATAGAAGAACGGTCAGTTTTAAACAGGATGGTCTCTATTATTTAGAAGTACACGCAGAAAATAATGAATCTATTATTACACCGCGAAGGCAATTAATAGTAGGGACACTTACAGATGCTATGTTAGATTCGTTAGAAGAAAGCCCGGCGAGTGAGGAAACAGAGCATCATCATTAA
- a CDS encoding PepSY-associated TM helix domain-containing protein: MRIDKRIDAQKKQIGRKTDKGLYKTIWRWHFYAGIIFAPILVLLAITGSIYLFKAEIEAVIYQDYYEVVPEGEEVAPSLQIEEVKDLYPDAVVTQYRPGEDDRRSSEVTINLNNESLTVFINPYTGKTIGELNNDDRIMDKIEEIHGELMAGTWGDRLVELAACWAIVLIVTGFYLWFPKKRKNLTGIFFPRFNKGKKILRRDLHVVPAFWLTGGLLFLIMTGLPWSGFWGENFQSIITNTGEGYPPSIWVGEVPASNIETENVVEVPWAAENLDVPVSSIQAVLPLSIDRVVEIAEEENIYPTYAVYIPQDEEGVYTLSVFPPKAQDEATMHIDQYTGAILADYRYDNYGFIGKVVALGITLHKGSQFGLINQLISLFICLGVVFVVISGIYLWWKRKPEKGLGAPAAPLIRRKKTFLPVMVLLGVVFPLVGISIILVWLIDWLIIQRIARLKKYFNA; the protein is encoded by the coding sequence ATGAGAATAGATAAAAGAATAGATGCACAAAAAAAGCAAATAGGAAGAAAAACCGATAAAGGTCTATATAAAACTATCTGGAGATGGCACTTTTATGCTGGTATTATTTTTGCTCCTATTCTAGTTTTACTAGCTATAACAGGTTCGATTTATTTGTTTAAAGCTGAGATTGAAGCTGTTATTTATCAGGATTATTATGAAGTAGTGCCAGAAGGAGAAGAAGTAGCTCCTTCTTTACAAATTGAAGAAGTAAAGGACTTGTATCCAGATGCGGTTGTCACGCAGTATCGTCCTGGTGAAGATGATAGAAGGTCGAGTGAAGTGACAATCAATTTGAATAATGAATCCTTAACAGTATTCATAAATCCTTACACAGGAAAAACAATTGGTGAATTAAATAATGATGATCGAATTATGGATAAAATAGAAGAAATACACGGTGAATTGATGGCTGGGACATGGGGAGATCGCTTGGTAGAATTAGCTGCTTGCTGGGCTATTGTGCTAATTGTAACTGGCTTTTATTTGTGGTTCCCGAAAAAAAGAAAGAATTTAACCGGTATATTTTTCCCACGTTTTAATAAAGGTAAAAAAATATTGCGAAGAGATTTACATGTTGTGCCTGCCTTTTGGTTAACTGGCGGCTTGCTATTCTTGATTATGACAGGCCTACCTTGGTCAGGTTTTTGGGGAGAAAACTTTCAGTCTATTATTACAAATACAGGTGAAGGCTATCCACCTTCTATTTGGGTTGGTGAAGTACCAGCGTCAAATATAGAAACGGAAAATGTAGTAGAAGTACCATGGGCAGCTGAGAATCTAGATGTACCAGTTTCAAGTATACAAGCGGTGCTTCCGCTATCGATTGATAGAGTTGTAGAAATCGCAGAAGAAGAAAATATTTATCCTACATACGCCGTATATATTCCACAAGATGAGGAGGGCGTGTATACCCTCTCTGTATTTCCACCAAAAGCCCAAGATGAAGCAACGATGCATATTGATCAATATACGGGAGCAATCCTAGCTGATTATCGATATGATAACTATGGATTTATTGGTAAGGTAGTAGCATTAGGAATTACCCTTCACAAAGGTTCCCAGTTCGGTTTAATAAACCAACTAATTAGTCTTTTCATTTGTTTAGGTGTCGTTTTTGTAGTGATTAGTGGTATCTATTTATGGTGGAAGCGAAAACCAGAAAAGGGTTTGGGTGCCCCTGCTGCACCTTTGATAAGAAGAAAGAAAACATTTTTACCAGTAATGGTGTTATTGGGAGTGGTTTTCCCACTTGTTGGTATATCTATCATTCTCGTTTGGTTAATAGATTGGCTTATTATTCAAAGAATAGCTCGTCTAAAAAAATACTTTAATGCATAA